A window of Acinetobacter sp. TR3 contains these coding sequences:
- a CDS encoding fimbria/pilus outer membrane usher protein, which produces MSNKKASAKFLKRRICYYLTSGIITITMPMAVYSAEQTKEQAPMEAEFDSIFLMGDAKKVDISRFKYGNPVLPGEYSVDVYINGNWFGKKRMVFRSTEQNQNAYTCFTANSLLEYGVKQEVLVNRTETTVSNACYKIEEWVENAYYDFDTSRLRIDVSIPQIALQKNAQGYVDPSVWDRGINAGFLSYNGSAYKTFNKSSGQQETTNAFIGLTTGANIGGWQFRHSGQWQWQDNKESEKKDSNYEAVSSYAQRAFPNYRGVLTLGDSFTNGEIFDSFGYRGVDFSSDDRMLPNSMTGYAPQIRGNAKTNAKVEIRQQGQLIYQTTVAPGRFEINDLYPTGFGGELEVSVIESNGEIQKFAVPYASVVQMLRPGLSRYSLTAGEFRDRDIDLTPWVTQGKYQRGVNNYLTAYTGFQLAEDYGSALVGAAFATPIGAISLDVTHSQADFKKQESQSGQSFRLSYSKLIAPTDTNLTLAAYRYSTENYYNLRDAILIRDLEEKGENTYAVGKQRSEFQITLNQGLPEGWGNVYVVGSWIDYWNRSESTKQYQIGYSNNYQSITYGISAVNRQIEYGSNRSDQDTEYLATISFPLSFKKNSANVNTTIADNNRTVGVSGVVGDRFSYGASMSHQDRNDPSFNVNSRYRTNFATVGGSYSYAEDYQQAMLSLSGSIVAHSQGILFGPDQGQTMVLVYAPDAAGAKVGNTVGLSINKAGYAVIPYVTPYRLNDITLDPQNMSTNVELEETSQRIAPFAGAIAKVDFSTKTGYAIYIQSKQANGESLPFAAQVYNKDKEAVGMVAQGSLIYVRTKLPQDTLYVNWGDEASEQCQISYDVRSQLDKNQQNMIMTEAICK; this is translated from the coding sequence ATGTCAAATAAGAAAGCTTCTGCTAAGTTCCTTAAACGTCGTATTTGTTATTACCTTACTTCTGGGATAATTACAATTACGATGCCTATGGCTGTTTACTCAGCAGAACAAACAAAAGAACAAGCACCAATGGAAGCAGAATTTGACTCTATTTTCTTAATGGGTGATGCTAAAAAAGTTGATATTTCACGTTTTAAATATGGCAATCCAGTTCTACCAGGTGAATATAGCGTTGATGTTTATATCAACGGAAACTGGTTTGGTAAAAAACGGATGGTTTTTCGCTCTACTGAACAAAATCAAAATGCTTACACATGTTTTACCGCCAATTCATTACTTGAATATGGCGTAAAACAAGAAGTTTTGGTCAATCGTACCGAAACGACAGTTTCAAATGCGTGTTATAAAATCGAAGAGTGGGTAGAAAATGCTTATTACGATTTTGATACCTCACGCCTACGAATTGATGTTTCTATTCCACAAATCGCATTACAAAAAAATGCGCAGGGTTATGTCGATCCGAGTGTCTGGGATCGAGGTATTAATGCTGGCTTTTTGTCGTATAACGGAAGTGCTTATAAAACATTTAACAAATCTTCTGGTCAACAAGAAACGACAAATGCTTTTATTGGTCTAACAACAGGCGCCAACATCGGTGGTTGGCAGTTTAGACATAGCGGTCAATGGCAGTGGCAAGATAACAAAGAATCAGAAAAAAAAGACTCAAATTACGAAGCTGTCAGTAGCTATGCCCAACGTGCTTTTCCAAATTATCGTGGCGTTCTCACTTTAGGTGATAGTTTTACTAACGGCGAAATTTTTGATTCTTTTGGGTATCGTGGTGTCGATTTTTCTAGTGATGATCGGATGCTGCCAAACAGTATGACTGGTTATGCGCCTCAGATCCGTGGTAATGCAAAAACTAACGCAAAAGTTGAGATTCGACAACAAGGTCAATTGATTTATCAAACCACTGTAGCTCCTGGACGTTTTGAAATTAATGACTTATATCCGACTGGATTTGGCGGCGAACTCGAAGTTTCAGTTATTGAATCAAACGGTGAAATTCAAAAATTCGCTGTGCCTTATGCCTCAGTTGTTCAAATGCTACGTCCCGGTTTAAGCCGTTACTCGCTCACAGCAGGTGAATTTCGCGACCGAGATATAGATTTAACGCCGTGGGTAACGCAAGGTAAATATCAGCGCGGTGTTAATAACTACTTAACAGCATATACTGGTTTCCAATTAGCAGAAGATTATGGGTCTGCACTCGTCGGAGCTGCTTTTGCTACACCAATAGGTGCAATTTCTCTAGACGTAACACACTCACAAGCAGATTTCAAAAAACAAGAGTCCCAATCTGGTCAGAGTTTTCGCTTAAGTTACAGTAAATTAATTGCTCCAACGGATACGAATTTAACTCTTGCAGCATATCGCTACTCTACAGAAAACTATTACAACCTTCGTGATGCAATTTTAATTCGTGACCTTGAAGAAAAAGGCGAAAATACTTATGCCGTTGGTAAACAACGTAGTGAGTTCCAAATTACGCTGAACCAAGGACTACCTGAAGGTTGGGGGAATGTCTATGTTGTTGGTTCATGGATTGATTATTGGAATCGTAGCGAATCGACTAAGCAGTACCAAATTGGTTATAGTAATAATTATCAGAGTATTACGTACGGTATTTCAGCTGTAAATCGCCAAATAGAATACGGCTCAAATCGTAGTGACCAAGATACTGAATATTTAGCGACAATCTCCTTCCCGCTAAGCTTTAAGAAAAACTCTGCGAACGTGAATACCACCATTGCAGATAATAATCGTACTGTGGGTGTAAGTGGCGTGGTGGGTGATCGTTTCAGCTACGGTGCGAGTATGTCTCACCAAGATCGCAATGATCCTAGCTTTAACGTCAATAGTCGTTATAGAACTAATTTTGCAACAGTCGGCGGATCTTATAGTTATGCAGAAGACTATCAACAAGCAATGTTAAGTTTAAGCGGTAGTATTGTTGCACATTCTCAAGGCATCTTATTTGGACCAGATCAAGGGCAAACCATGGTTCTAGTCTATGCACCAGACGCTGCAGGTGCAAAAGTCGGTAATACCGTTGGTTTAAGTATTAATAAAGCGGGCTATGCTGTTATTCCTTATGTTACACCATATCGTTTAAATGACATTACCCTTGACCCTCAAAACATGTCTACAAATGTTGAACTAGAGGAAACTAGCCAACGTATTGCCCCCTTTGCAGGTGCAATTGCAAAAGTAGATTTTTCAACAAAAACTGGTTATGCAATCTATATCCAAAGCAAACAGGCAAATGGAGAAAGTTTACCTTTTGCTGCTCAAGTCTATAACAAAGATAAAGAAGCTGTGGGCATGGTTGCACAAGGAAGCCTAATTTATGTTCGAACAAAATTACCTCAAGATACGCTTTACGTTAACTGGGGTGATGAAGCGTCTGAGCAATGTCAGATAAGCTATGATGTTCGTTCTCAATTAGATAAAAATCAACAAAATATGATCATGACTGAGGCAATTTGTAAATGA
- a CDS encoding LodA/GoxA family CTQ-dependent oxidase: protein MDHLIKSITSENVPCVDCSTDPIESLKAMFVDMVQAGRIAKGQCPAMRPVFLKPHGVAAAEFVVRSDLPENLRVGLFANLGKSYPTWIRFSSDTTPTRTDYKSTLGIGIKLFDVDGEKLLGNPHADTFDFILQNFDAFFVDTAKDMCEFTKAGVVDGDYDPYLKAHPKTSELLDAMAKPVASVLASPYWSGLPFRFGEDQYVKYKIEPTFYLDPPTHSPNDPSYLATDLNTRLKNSEAHFRFMIQLRTVPERMPLDEATVVWPEDLSPPIHVADIIIPIQDTSARGQAEYGENLAMNIWRVTAEHAPVGSIADARRVVYAASAELRRNVNGVPQGEPDTPRPLISPANAVDTDIVRAAIHPAIGIARVGDSINEFFIGPEVVDAPADLNQQPNSYRDATGAIKRQAARFRIYGYNAAGEVVRELTPDNADIVWTVHVANRKAEWYQFQYALDIPEAVNAPDNAFTLRNPTVKDRKKLAIDPGPRSIFGRNVSGGAEHRFDTGTFQAAADQPVTVPLGEIQTDENGRLIFLGGHGKAASPTDAPVYDPENPPSFNNANDWYDDTSDGPVTATVSINGISIPVESAWVVVAPPNYAPDVVSWRTMYDLMCDVYVNAGWMSMPEMPSFTKDILPLLQRLGGLQWVNKGFAAYFGKGCPMDFTNPSLLTKLSFKPEQATDPDPYSELRRAILHSFRPLKPSVAEPVTWPHIWPWIYGDAFGSFPENGTGNMLTMTGLQQGILQHWVNGKFINDWTTETPTVPTSIDQVPLAQQPNMLDQAALHYCLADTFHPGCEMTWPMRHASMYSAPFRIRLRPSSEPEPYYGSTMTPIKVQQVDGPLYAQTAGSITRWMAIPWQGDTAFCRSGYDPDFDPYLPTFWAARVPNHVLTEQDYQKVMNLDLPREERIAAFNQRLNWLRAIKDANTAEVMLRMIAHFNELGIVEVRPGIKDDPDLPEYIYVETLIAGQLKTAAENATTLLRNIARPLTELEKAGWADQEQLLAFRSVRVQKR from the coding sequence ATGGACCATCTAATAAAATCAATTACGTCTGAGAATGTACCTTGTGTAGACTGTTCTACTGACCCAATTGAATCTCTAAAAGCAATGTTCGTAGATATGGTACAAGCTGGACGTATTGCCAAAGGTCAATGCCCTGCTATGCGTCCTGTATTTCTGAAACCCCACGGTGTGGCAGCAGCAGAATTCGTTGTTCGTAGTGATCTCCCTGAAAATTTGCGTGTTGGTCTATTTGCAAATTTAGGCAAAAGTTATCCAACATGGATTCGATTTTCATCAGATACCACACCGACACGAACAGACTATAAATCCACACTGGGTATCGGGATTAAATTATTTGATGTTGATGGGGAAAAATTACTCGGTAATCCTCATGCCGATACCTTCGACTTCATCTTACAAAACTTTGATGCATTCTTTGTTGATACAGCTAAAGATATGTGCGAATTCACCAAGGCTGGCGTTGTTGATGGGGATTATGATCCATATCTTAAGGCACACCCAAAGACGTCTGAATTGCTTGATGCAATGGCAAAACCAGTCGCAAGTGTGTTGGCATCACCTTATTGGAGCGGTTTACCTTTCCGTTTTGGAGAAGATCAATATGTCAAATATAAAATTGAACCGACATTCTATTTAGATCCCCCTACTCACTCACCGAATGATCCCTCATATCTCGCCACGGACCTGAATACTAGATTAAAAAATTCAGAAGCTCATTTTCGATTCATGATTCAGCTAAGAACTGTTCCAGAACGAATGCCTTTAGATGAAGCAACTGTAGTCTGGCCGGAAGATCTGAGTCCACCTATCCATGTTGCGGATATTATTATTCCTATTCAAGATACCAGCGCACGTGGTCAAGCAGAATACGGCGAAAATCTAGCAATGAATATCTGGCGTGTGACAGCAGAACATGCTCCTGTCGGTTCTATTGCTGATGCGCGCCGTGTGGTTTATGCAGCCTCTGCAGAATTACGTCGTAATGTTAATGGTGTGCCACAAGGTGAACCAGACACACCTCGTCCATTAATATCACCTGCAAATGCTGTTGATACGGATATTGTTCGTGCAGCAATTCATCCTGCTATTGGAATTGCACGGGTTGGTGATAGCATAAACGAGTTTTTTATCGGACCTGAAGTTGTCGATGCACCAGCCGATTTAAATCAACAACCTAATTCTTATCGTGATGCTACAGGTGCAATTAAAAGACAGGCAGCCCGTTTTCGCATTTATGGTTACAACGCAGCAGGCGAAGTGGTACGCGAATTAACTCCTGATAATGCAGATATTGTTTGGACTGTACACGTTGCGAATCGTAAAGCCGAATGGTATCAATTCCAATATGCGCTTGATATTCCAGAAGCTGTGAATGCTCCAGATAATGCTTTTACATTACGTAATCCAACCGTAAAAGATCGTAAAAAATTAGCAATTGATCCAGGACCGCGCAGTATTTTTGGTCGTAATGTATCAGGTGGTGCTGAACATCGTTTTGATACAGGTACGTTTCAAGCTGCTGCTGATCAGCCCGTTACGGTACCTCTTGGAGAGATTCAAACTGATGAAAATGGTCGTTTAATTTTCTTAGGGGGACACGGGAAAGCAGCTTCACCAACTGATGCACCTGTATATGACCCAGAAAACCCACCAAGCTTTAACAACGCCAATGACTGGTATGATGACACTTCAGATGGTCCAGTAACAGCAACGGTGTCAATTAATGGAATTAGTATTCCTGTTGAATCCGCTTGGGTTGTTGTAGCTCCACCCAATTACGCACCCGATGTTGTAAGTTGGAGAACAATGTATGACCTGATGTGTGATGTTTATGTTAATGCTGGCTGGATGAGTATGCCTGAAATGCCTTCATTTACTAAAGACATTTTACCTCTGTTACAACGTCTAGGTGGCTTACAGTGGGTAAACAAAGGCTTTGCAGCTTATTTCGGTAAAGGTTGTCCAATGGATTTCACTAATCCGTCTTTGTTAACCAAGTTGTCATTTAAACCTGAACAAGCTACTGATCCGGACCCATATAGCGAATTACGTCGTGCGATTCTTCATAGCTTCAGACCATTAAAACCGTCAGTTGCTGAACCAGTGACGTGGCCACATATTTGGCCTTGGATTTATGGTGATGCTTTTGGTAGCTTCCCTGAAAATGGTACAGGTAACATGCTCACCATGACAGGCCTACAACAAGGAATCTTACAACATTGGGTAAATGGTAAATTTATCAATGATTGGACAACTGAAACGCCTACAGTACCAACATCAATTGATCAAGTACCATTAGCACAACAACCAAATATGCTCGATCAAGCCGCTTTACATTATTGTTTGGCAGATACATTCCACCCAGGTTGTGAAATGACTTGGCCAATGCGTCATGCGAGTATGTACAGTGCCCCTTTCCGTATTCGATTACGTCCAAGTTCAGAACCAGAGCCTTATTATGGTTCGACCATGACTCCGATTAAAGTACAACAGGTTGATGGACCATTATATGCCCAAACGGCTGGAAGCATAACAAGATGGATGGCAATTCCATGGCAAGGTGATACTGCATTCTGCCGTTCAGGCTATGATCCAGACTTTGATCCATATTTACCAACTTTCTGGGCTGCACGAGTTCCAAACCATGTATTAACTGAACAAGATTATCAAAAAGTAATGAACCTAGATTTGCCAAGAGAAGAACGAATTGCAGCATTTAATCAACGTCTGAATTGGCTTCGTGCAATTAAAGACGCAAATACAGCAGAAGTGATGCTACGCATGATTGCCCATTTTAATGAGTTGGGTATTGTTGAGGTACGTCCTGGTATCAAAGATGATCCAGATCTTCCTGAATATATCTATGTAGAAACATTAATCGCGGGACAACTCAAAACTGCGGCAGAAAATGCAACCACATTATTGCGAAATATAGCTCGACCTCTGACCGAATTAGAAAAAGCTGGATGGGCAGATCAAGAACAGCTATTGGCATTCCGTTCAGTTCGTGTACAAAAACGTTAA
- a CDS encoding fimbrial biogenesis chaperone, whose protein sequence is MTLNSYNILLGLAISSVFAVSTAQAEIILHGTRVVYPSDAREVTLQVSNNGSKPSLVQAWIDDGDPKSTPDQSKVPFMITPPISRVDPTKSQSLRIAALPSATQLDQKKETVYWLNVLDIPPRPTANSKEAVPDNFLQLAIRSRIKFFYRPAGIKEDANLAAEKLQWIRNGQTLTVKNPTPFHVTMTAVYQLNGSQPVDLLPKGLMLSPFSEDKVQLKTANTEKLSFISINDYGGRIEHQIKLQ, encoded by the coding sequence ATGACATTGAACAGTTACAATATTTTGCTTGGTTTAGCGATATCTTCCGTTTTTGCTGTAAGCACAGCTCAAGCAGAAATTATCTTACATGGTACTCGCGTTGTGTATCCGTCTGACGCTCGTGAAGTGACTTTGCAAGTAAGTAACAATGGTTCAAAACCATCGCTTGTTCAAGCATGGATTGATGATGGTGACCCTAAAAGTACACCAGACCAATCTAAAGTTCCATTTATGATTACCCCTCCTATCTCTCGTGTCGATCCAACTAAGAGTCAATCTCTTCGTATCGCAGCTCTTCCAAGCGCAACACAATTAGATCAGAAAAAAGAAACGGTATATTGGTTAAATGTATTAGATATTCCACCAAGACCAACAGCAAATAGCAAAGAAGCTGTTCCAGATAATTTTTTGCAACTTGCAATCCGTTCACGTATTAAATTTTTCTACCGACCTGCTGGTATTAAAGAAGACGCTAATTTAGCTGCTGAAAAACTACAATGGATTAGAAATGGTCAGACCTTAACGGTCAAAAATCCAACCCCATTTCACGTTACGATGACTGCCGTATATCAACTTAATGGTTCTCAGCCAGTTGATCTCTTACCTAAAGGCTTAATGCTATCGCCTTTTAGCGAAGATAAAGTGCAGTTAAAAACTGCAAATACTGAAAAACTAAGCTTTATTAGTATTAATGATTATGGCGGTCGTATTGAGCACCAAATTAAGCTTCAATAA
- a CDS encoding type 1 fimbrial protein, with the protein MYKNIYKILLGSSLIAFNSMAYSANTIQISGSIVEDTCSLNQSNKDCELANISNKKNEEIVSLIQNLKNKSQKNYTTEISIEQLPDQKSTVITANYY; encoded by the coding sequence ATGTATAAAAATATTTATAAAATTCTATTGGGTTCATCATTAATTGCATTTAATTCGATGGCTTATTCAGCAAATACCATTCAAATCAGTGGAAGTATTGTTGAAGATACATGCTCTTTAAATCAAAGTAACAAAGACTGTGAATTGGCTAACATTTCAAACAAGAAAAATGAAGAAATAGTAAGTTTAATCCAAAATTTAAAGAACAAATCACAGAAAAACTATACAACTGAGATTAGTATTGAACAATTACCTGACCAAAAAAGTACAGTTATAACTGCTAATTATTACTAA
- the bioB gene encoding biotin synthase BioB gives MTLRNDWTRDEIQALYDQPFLDLVFKAQSVHREHFQPNTIQVSTLLSIKTGKCPEDCKYCSQSAHYDSKLEAEKRIAVDKVIREAQTAKDSGSSRFCMGAAWRNPHERDMPYVLEMVREVKALGLETCMTLGMLNQSQAERLKDAGLDYYNHNLDTSREYYSHIISTRTFDDRLDTLDHVRQAGMKVCSGGIVGLGESRNDRIGLLQELATMPVHPESVPINMLVPIEGTPLAEVEKLDVTEWIRTIAVARIIMPHSYIRLSAGRESLSDSDQALAFMAGANSLFSGDKLLTTPNAGEGKDQILFAKLGLTAEKPKPTVAELSVDAMSA, from the coding sequence ATGACTTTACGTAATGACTGGACTCGTGATGAAATCCAAGCTTTATATGATCAACCTTTTCTAGACTTAGTATTCAAAGCACAAAGTGTTCATCGTGAGCATTTTCAGCCAAATACCATTCAAGTCAGCACACTACTTTCAATCAAAACAGGTAAATGCCCAGAAGATTGTAAGTATTGTTCTCAATCTGCACATTATGACTCAAAACTAGAAGCAGAAAAGCGTATTGCAGTAGATAAAGTCATTCGTGAAGCACAAACAGCAAAAGATTCTGGTTCTTCACGTTTCTGTATGGGCGCTGCTTGGCGCAATCCACACGAACGAGATATGCCTTATGTGTTAGAAATGGTTCGTGAAGTAAAAGCACTCGGTTTAGAAACTTGTATGACTTTAGGTATGCTCAATCAGTCACAAGCTGAACGCTTAAAAGATGCTGGTTTAGATTATTACAACCATAACCTTGATACCTCTCGTGAATACTATTCACATATTATTAGTACGCGTACTTTTGATGATCGTTTAGATACATTAGATCATGTACGTCAAGCGGGTATGAAAGTATGTAGTGGTGGTATCGTTGGCTTAGGTGAAAGTCGTAATGATCGAATTGGTTTATTACAAGAACTTGCAACTATGCCTGTACATCCTGAATCAGTGCCAATCAATATGCTTGTACCAATAGAAGGTACACCGCTTGCTGAAGTTGAAAAGTTAGATGTGACCGAATGGATTCGTACGATTGCTGTTGCTCGCATTATTATGCCTCATAGTTATATTCGATTATCGGCAGGACGCGAATCACTCAGTGATTCAGATCAAGCGCTTGCATTCATGGCAGGTGCAAACTCGCTTTTCTCTGGTGATAAGTTATTGACTACGCCTAATGCTGGAGAAGGTAAAGACCAAATCCTATTTGCTAAATTAGGTTTAACAGCAGAAAAACCGAAACCAACTGTTGCTGAACTCTCCGTAGATGCTATGAGTGCATAA
- a CDS encoding fimbrial protein: protein MKKILITGALFTAGFGFNTAANAFCTLSPGFSTVDISMAVGRVVVRPSDPVGTILRKATFPINPNGSTLRCNSSADRIYADLSQRYPISPLGDSIYSTNIAGIGIRLYREAENATNFSGYYPYSRSLSPGTLYNLAQGYFVVEIVKTASQTGSGALVPGRYSTYYVTGQNSRPFLTSTVYGNAITIASSSCELQGNINKTVQLPTVMKSGFKGVGSTQGEQVFDLNILCNGGINPTGYEEKTQVSLSFDYTQDGSNNQVLTNTAPTATKANGVGVQLISNYQNINKVIARGDKLALGTVKSNEVIQYNVPLAARYYQTATTVTAGTVRAMATVTIQYD from the coding sequence ATGAAGAAAATTCTAATTACTGGTGCTTTATTTACGGCAGGTTTTGGTTTTAATACGGCGGCCAATGCATTTTGTACACTCAGCCCAGGCTTCAGTACAGTTGATATTTCTATGGCTGTAGGTCGCGTGGTTGTGCGCCCAAGTGATCCTGTTGGGACTATTTTGCGTAAAGCAACGTTTCCAATCAATCCCAATGGCTCAACATTAAGATGTAATTCAAGTGCTGATCGAATTTACGCAGATTTATCGCAAAGATATCCAATTAGTCCTTTAGGCGATAGTATTTATTCAACCAATATTGCAGGAATCGGTATTCGACTATATCGTGAAGCCGAAAATGCAACCAATTTCTCTGGATATTATCCCTACTCGCGCAGTCTATCACCAGGAACACTTTACAATTTAGCACAAGGCTACTTTGTTGTTGAGATTGTTAAAACAGCATCACAAACTGGATCTGGTGCCCTTGTTCCGGGTAGATATAGTACCTATTACGTGACTGGACAAAACAGTCGTCCATTTTTAACCAGTACTGTTTATGGTAACGCCATTACTATTGCTTCTTCTTCCTGTGAGCTACAAGGCAACATCAATAAAACAGTTCAGCTTCCAACGGTAATGAAATCTGGTTTTAAAGGTGTTGGTTCGACTCAAGGTGAACAAGTATTTGATCTGAATATCTTATGTAATGGCGGTATCAACCCAACAGGTTACGAAGAAAAAACTCAGGTTAGTTTAAGCTTCGATTACACCCAAGATGGCAGTAATAACCAAGTTTTAACCAATACCGCACCGACTGCAACGAAAGCGAATGGTGTTGGGGTTCAATTGATCTCAAATTACCAAAACATCAATAAGGTGATTGCTCGTGGCGACAAACTTGCGCTGGGTACTGTTAAATCAAATGAAGTCATTCAATACAATGTTCCATTAGCTGCTCGTTACTATCAAACAGCAACAACTGTCACTGCTGGAACTGTACGAGCGATGGCAACGGTTACCATTCAGTACGATTAA
- the queG gene encoding tRNA epoxyqueuosine(34) reductase QueG — translation MASTTSSGKSLDKIELQQLDPQELKTWIKTQALDLGFSDCVIAKPDAQDQMPRFKEYLKRGYHADMHYLEENLEKRADPKLLVPGTKSIICVRMNYLVASPKPRYVPFEPNSAIIARYARGRDYHKVMRGRLKTLATRIKEKVGDFESRPFADSAPIFEKSLAESAGMGWTGKHTLLIHKKSGSFFVLGELFTSLDLPFDQPATAHCGSCTACIDICPTQAIVEPYMLDARKCIAYLTIEYKGIIPEELRSGIGNRIFGCDDCQLICPWNGFAKTASIPDFDPRHSLDNISLLEIWQWDEATFLAKTEGSPIRRTGYQSFKRNIAIGLGNAPYSAEIVSQLQEAKALHDEIVNVHIEWAIQQQLQQINAPE, via the coding sequence ATGGCTTCAACCACATCCTCTGGAAAATCACTTGATAAAATTGAGCTTCAGCAGCTTGATCCTCAAGAACTTAAAACATGGATAAAAACTCAAGCTTTAGACTTGGGCTTTTCTGATTGTGTCATTGCCAAACCTGATGCTCAAGATCAAATGCCACGTTTTAAAGAATATTTAAAACGTGGTTACCATGCTGATATGCACTATTTGGAAGAGAATTTAGAAAAACGTGCTGATCCAAAATTGCTTGTGCCTGGGACTAAAAGCATTATTTGTGTGCGAATGAATTATCTTGTGGCATCACCTAAGCCCCGTTATGTACCATTTGAACCAAATTCAGCCATTATTGCACGCTACGCGCGTGGACGTGACTATCATAAAGTCATGCGTGGTCGACTTAAAACTTTAGCCACTCGTATTAAAGAAAAAGTGGGCGATTTCGAATCACGCCCGTTTGCGGACTCAGCACCTATTTTTGAAAAATCACTTGCTGAAAGTGCAGGTATGGGTTGGACAGGAAAACATACCTTACTCATTCATAAAAAATCAGGTTCTTTCTTCGTTTTGGGTGAGCTATTTACTTCTCTTGACCTCCCTTTTGATCAACCCGCAACAGCCCATTGTGGCTCATGTACTGCTTGCATCGACATTTGCCCAACACAAGCCATTGTTGAGCCTTATATGTTGGATGCAAGGAAATGTATTGCTTACTTAACTATTGAATATAAAGGAATCATTCCTGAAGAGTTACGTTCAGGTATAGGTAATCGTATTTTCGGTTGTGATGATTGTCAGCTGATTTGCCCGTGGAATGGCTTTGCTAAAACAGCGTCAATTCCAGACTTTGACCCAAGACATAGTTTAGATAACATTAGCTTACTAGAGATCTGGCAATGGGATGAAGCAACTTTTCTTGCAAAAACAGAAGGTAGTCCAATTCGTCGCACAGGCTATCAATCCTTTAAACGGAATATTGCAATCGGCTTAGGAAATGCTCCATACTCGGCTGAAATCGTGAGCCAATTGCAAGAAGCAAAAGCTCTACACGATGAGATTGTCAATGTACATATTGAGTGGGCAATTCAACAACAATTGCAGCAAATAAACGCACCTGAATAG